In the Drosophila biarmipes strain raj3 chromosome X, RU_DBia_V1.1, whole genome shotgun sequence genome, one interval contains:
- the LOC122818632 gene encoding uncharacterized protein LOC122818632: MGPRKRISKIASRSEVPVAQTTESASGRSVGTQTDVLAIVPPKPKKTKDKGKPLALQVPPSQQVDTYLMPAVNPQASPVAASAVEGGQPAACPEFVPELNEKACQAEHGATPDPADRGITPNFGERQMTYLKSLVTNRREKANHWDRKRLETLMALINNNPPPRWHLASQMWLEVDQLEERIEAYDQRELLDAKKRKVDEELENEQCEGQDGLQEGLQEGLQEGLQDGLQEGLQDGLQDEEMDDTQNEQNEEVLQLPATT, from the coding sequence ATGGGCCCAAGGAAACGCATTTCGAAGATCGCATCGCGGAGCGAGGTGCCTGTGGCGCAGACGACGGAGAGCGCGTCCGGGCGTTCAGTTGGCACCCAAACCGATGTCCTGGCAATTGTTCCGCCGAAGCCCAAGAAGACGAAGGACAAGGGCAAGCCGCTGGCCTTGCAGGTTCCGCCGTCCCAGCAGGTGGACACATACCTGATGCCGGCGGTCAATCCGCAAGCATCGCCGGTGGCCGCTTCCGCCGTGGAAGGTGGACAGCCGGCGGCTTGCCCGGAGTTTGTCCCCGAATTGAATGAGAAGGCGTGCCAGGCGGAGCACGGCGCTACTCCGGACCCGGCCGACCGGGGGATCACCCCGAATTTCGGCGAGCGGCAGATGACCTACCTGAAGTCCCTGGTGACCAATCGACGCGAGAAGGCCAACCACtgggatcggaaacgtctAGAGACTCTGATGGCCCTGATCAACAACAACCCACCGCCGCGTTGGCACCTGGCCTCCCAGATGTGGCTCGAGGTCGACCAACTGGAGGAGCGCATAGAGGCCTACGATCAGAGGGAGCTGCTGGATGCCAAGAAACGTAAAGTGGACGAGGAGCTGGAAAATGAGCAATGTGAGGGGCAGGACGGGCTGCAGGAAGGGCTGCAGGAAGGGCTGCAGGAAGGGCTGCAGGACGGGCTGCAGGAAGGGCTGCAGGACGGGCTGCAGGACGAAGAGATGGACGACACACAGAACGAGCAGAACGAAGAGGTTCTTCAACTTCCAGCGACGACTTAG